The Synergistaceae bacterium genomic sequence AATATATCGCTGTTGCGTTTTATATTAGGTAAGCCCATACCTGCGCCAAAACCCATTTCCCGCGCCTGCTCGGATGCGGTTGTAAAACCTTCGGTCATCGCTTTTTCTATATCAGGTATGCCGGGTCCATTGTCTATGGCGAACAGCTCAAGTCTGTCCTCGGAAATCACAGCCCTGAGCGTTCCTCCTCCGGCATGTATGACAAGGTTCATCTCTGCTTCATAAGTTATCACCGCGGCCCGGCGACAGAAATCCGAAGCTATACCGAGCATCTTAAGAGTGTTCTTTATATTATTCGAAGCAGTTCCCGCAACCATATAGTCGTTGCCCTCGATTTTATA encodes the following:
- a CDS encoding anti-sigma regulatory factor; this encodes MGDPVCLEYKIEGNDYMVAGTASNNIKNTLKMLGIASDFCRRAAVITYEAEMNLVIHAGGGTLRAVISEDRLELFAIDNGPGIPDIEKAMTEGFTTASEQAREMGFGAGMGLPNIKRNSDIFEIDSTPGKGTTLKATILFK